In the genome of Candidatus Nanopelagicales bacterium, one region contains:
- a CDS encoding alpha/beta fold hydrolase, whose translation MTPAPRPSESWPGEAVELPDRSMYVRHAPATEPGAEPAVMVHGLGGSSMNWTDLMAALSDRLETWAPDLNGFGWSPPPRDGDYSPAGHARGVAEVIEATAGGPVHLFGNSLGGAVCVQLAARRPDLVRSLTLVSPALPSMRAQRGNVHLPVIAVPGVGESLVRRYLRVDAELRARATIDACFADPSRMSADRMAEAVEEVRRRDSLPYLADAFLSSLRGLMTTFVDRGPNRPWRLAERIGVPVLLVYGRTDKLVDPKAAHRATRHFRDAHVVLVPDSGHVAQMEHPELVAEAWRTFLGWRPAPAAPH comes from the coding sequence GTGACCCCCGCACCGCGCCCGTCCGAGTCCTGGCCCGGCGAGGCCGTCGAGCTGCCCGACCGCTCCATGTACGTGCGCCACGCGCCCGCCACGGAGCCCGGGGCGGAGCCGGCGGTGATGGTGCACGGGCTCGGCGGCTCGTCGATGAACTGGACCGACCTGATGGCCGCCCTGTCCGACCGGCTGGAGACGTGGGCGCCGGACCTCAACGGGTTCGGCTGGTCGCCGCCGCCGAGGGACGGCGACTACTCCCCGGCCGGGCACGCCCGCGGCGTCGCCGAGGTCATCGAGGCGACTGCGGGCGGCCCGGTGCACCTGTTCGGCAACTCTCTCGGTGGCGCGGTGTGCGTCCAACTCGCCGCCCGCCGCCCCGACCTGGTGCGCAGCCTCACCCTCGTCTCGCCGGCGCTGCCGTCGATGCGCGCCCAGCGCGGCAACGTCCACCTGCCGGTCATCGCGGTCCCCGGCGTGGGGGAGTCGCTGGTCCGCCGCTACCTGCGGGTCGACGCGGAGCTGCGGGCGCGCGCCACCATCGACGCCTGCTTCGCCGACCCCTCGCGGATGTCAGCCGACCGGATGGCCGAGGCGGTCGAGGAGGTCCGTCGGCGTGACTCGCTGCCGTACCTGGCCGATGCCTTCCTGTCCTCGCTGCGCGGGCTGATGACCACGTTCGTCGACCGCGGTCCGAACCGGCCGTGGCGGCTGGCCGAGCGCATCGGGGTTCCGGTGCTGCTGGTGTACGGCCGCACCGACAAGCTGGTCGACCCCAAGGCCGCTCACCGCGCCACCCGGCACTTCCGGGACGCCCACGTCGTGCTCGTCCCCGACAGCGGGCACGTGGCGCAGATGGAGCACCCCGAGCTGGTCGCCGAGGCCTGGCGCACGTTCCTCGGCTGGCGACCGGCCCCCGCCGCTCCGCACTGA